The Parachlamydia acanthamoebae genome has a window encoding:
- the sdhB gene encoding succinate dehydrogenase iron-sulfur subunit, giving the protein MENTYILKVYRGHPGKQYWEEFELKLVPSANVISALMEIQCNPVNREGKIVEPVVWEQGCLEEVCGSCSMLINGYPRQACTALIQTIIDETGNRTITLSPFSKFPLVRDLIVDRGVMFDNLKKVHAWVDVDNTYNHGPGPKIDPRKQEVMYSLSTCMTCGCCVEACPQVNENSKFVGPQIMAQVRLFNANPVGKYQRQKRLRPLMEEGGGSDCGNAQNCVRVCPKGVPLTDSIAVVGRQVTMQALRDAFSFPDTEEYK; this is encoded by the coding sequence ATGGAAAACACTTATATTCTGAAAGTCTATCGAGGTCATCCAGGTAAGCAGTATTGGGAAGAATTTGAGTTAAAATTGGTACCTAGTGCCAACGTAATTTCTGCCCTCATGGAAATTCAGTGCAATCCCGTGAATCGTGAGGGAAAAATCGTTGAACCAGTTGTCTGGGAGCAGGGATGTCTGGAAGAAGTTTGTGGCTCTTGCTCTATGCTAATTAATGGATATCCAAGACAAGCATGTACGGCATTAATTCAAACCATTATTGATGAAACGGGCAATCGGACGATTACTTTATCTCCCTTCTCTAAATTCCCTTTGGTAAGGGACTTGATTGTAGATCGTGGGGTGATGTTCGATAATCTGAAGAAGGTACATGCTTGGGTGGATGTGGATAACACCTACAACCATGGACCTGGACCAAAGATTGATCCACGCAAACAAGAAGTGATGTATTCCTTGTCGACATGTATGACATGTGGATGTTGCGTGGAAGCTTGTCCTCAGGTGAATGAAAATTCAAAATTCGTCGGACCTCAAATCATGGCGCAAGTGCGTTTGTTTAATGCGAATCCTGTCGGAAAATATCAACGGCAAAAGCGGTTACGACCTTTGATGGAAGAAGGGGGGGGTTCGGATTGTGGAAATGCTCAAAACTGCGTACGTGTATGCCCAAAAGGAGTGCCTTTAACGGATTCGATAGCGGTTGTGGGTCGACAAGTGACCATGCAAGCTCTGAGAGATGCCTTTAGTTTTCCCGATACGGAAGAGTATAAATAA
- the sdhA gene encoding succinate dehydrogenase flavoprotein subunit, translating to MSHKKSQKNVIVVGGGLAGLSAAMKLAENGCHVKIISVTKVKRSHSVCAQGGINAAINSVGEDDSPLIHAYDTIKGGDFLANQPPVLEMCLCAPQIIYLMDRLGCTFNRTPEGNLDFRRFGGTLYNRTAFCGASTGQQLLYALDEQVRRYEVKGLVEKFENHEFMRLVLDEAGVTRGIVLMNLFNLKLEVLKADAVVIATGGPGLIFKKSTNSTFCTGAANGRLYRQGMKYANGEFIQIHPTAIPGEDKLRLMSESARGEGGRIWVYGDASKSIVAPDGRTIPCGKTGEPWYFLEEMYPAFGNLVPRDIGAREVLRVCEMGLGINGEMQVYLDVSHLSEERKHKLEAILEIYKKFTGEDPRKVPMRIFPAVHYSMGGGWVDWPAVDDPDRHSRFRQMTNIPGCFNVGESDYQYHGANRLGANSLLSCIFGGLVTGVEVPNYLNSLNSNWENMPSQIFESTLQIEKERKEDLLSRNGPENVHLLHLELSKWMVDNVTVKRNNTDLKRTMDKIKELQDRYQRITLGDKTQFANQTYAFANQFEAMLDLSLVITKGALLRDEFRGSHFKPEFPYRDDEHWLKTTIATFDSNQDEPVISYESVDTRYLDPIPRDYTHAKKVKPTLKNVPSDIKLPI from the coding sequence ATGTCGCATAAAAAATCTCAAAAGAATGTCATTGTTGTAGGTGGTGGGTTAGCTGGATTATCGGCTGCTATGAAACTTGCTGAAAATGGGTGTCATGTCAAAATTATTTCTGTCACCAAAGTCAAAAGATCACATTCTGTTTGTGCTCAAGGGGGCATTAACGCGGCGATTAATTCGGTGGGTGAAGATGATTCCCCGCTCATTCATGCCTACGATACGATCAAAGGGGGAGACTTCTTAGCTAATCAACCCCCTGTTTTAGAGATGTGTTTGTGCGCGCCTCAGATTATTTATTTAATGGACCGTTTAGGTTGTACATTTAACCGTACTCCTGAGGGGAATCTCGATTTCAGAAGGTTTGGTGGTACGCTCTATAATCGTACGGCTTTTTGTGGGGCTTCTACAGGGCAGCAATTACTATACGCCTTAGATGAGCAGGTGCGTCGATATGAGGTCAAAGGATTGGTTGAAAAATTCGAAAACCATGAATTTATGCGCCTTGTTCTAGACGAAGCTGGGGTGACACGTGGTATTGTGTTGATGAATTTATTTAACCTCAAGTTGGAAGTGTTGAAAGCTGATGCTGTGGTGATTGCCACGGGGGGGCCTGGGTTAATCTTTAAAAAATCGACAAATTCGACTTTTTGTACAGGAGCCGCGAACGGCAGGCTATATCGGCAAGGAATGAAGTATGCGAATGGAGAGTTTATTCAAATCCATCCGACTGCGATACCTGGCGAAGATAAGCTGCGCCTAATGTCAGAATCTGCGCGAGGAGAAGGCGGGCGAATTTGGGTCTATGGAGATGCTTCAAAGTCGATTGTGGCTCCTGATGGGCGTACGATTCCATGTGGAAAAACGGGCGAGCCTTGGTATTTCCTAGAAGAAATGTATCCTGCATTCGGAAACCTTGTTCCCAGAGACATTGGGGCACGTGAAGTTTTACGTGTTTGTGAGATGGGATTGGGTATTAACGGTGAAATGCAGGTCTACCTGGATGTGTCACATCTTTCGGAAGAGCGTAAGCATAAGTTAGAAGCTATTTTAGAGATTTATAAAAAATTCACCGGTGAAGATCCTCGTAAAGTCCCCATGCGCATTTTCCCTGCTGTCCATTATTCAATGGGAGGTGGCTGGGTTGATTGGCCTGCTGTAGACGATCCCGATCGTCATTCTCGCTTCAGACAAATGACTAATATACCAGGTTGTTTTAACGTAGGAGAATCGGATTATCAGTATCATGGAGCAAATCGCTTAGGGGCAAATTCCTTGCTTTCATGCATATTTGGAGGATTGGTAACTGGTGTAGAAGTTCCTAATTATCTGAATTCCTTGAACTCTAACTGGGAAAATATGCCTTCTCAGATATTTGAAAGCACTCTTCAAATCGAAAAAGAACGTAAAGAGGACCTCTTATCTAGAAATGGACCAGAAAACGTGCACCTTTTACATTTAGAATTGTCTAAGTGGATGGTGGATAATGTAACCGTCAAAAGAAATAATACTGATCTTAAACGCACCATGGATAAGATTAAAGAATTGCAGGATCGGTATCAAAGAATTACGCTTGGCGATAAAACGCAATTTGCAAATCAAACGTACGCTTTTGCCAACCAATTTGAAGCTATGCTCGATCTTTCATTGGTCATCACTAAAGGGGCCTTGCTGCGTGATGAATTTCGGGGTTCACATTTCAAACCCGAATTTCCTTATCGAGACGATGAACATTGGCTTAAAACGACCATTGCTACTTTTGATTCGAATCAGGATGAACCCGTTATTTCCTATGAATCGGTCGACACACGCTACTTAGATCCCATTCCACGTGATTATACACATGCGAAAAAAGTTAAGCCTACTTTGAAAAATGTTCCCAGTGACATCAAGCTTCCTATTTAA
- a CDS encoding succinate dehydrogenase, with protein MTWIAQAPPQAFIWRRLHSLTGAWLSLFLIEHLLVNSQAALFIGDDGYGFVHAVNAIKNFPYLPLIEIFLLGVPILVHLVWGIKYLQTSAMNSFKTDGSKPALPQYSRNHAYSWQRITSWILLFGLLAHIIHMRFIEYPLSTHVGTQKQYMVRLNADKGLYTLAARLGVKLYNEEQIKMEEKVTMSRAHNRPLGETWSGIASSIPQIFEKDAAKKDESPQMLIFEQQKQEELKWLKVLQERSLKDNEVIAVTDNFGVVELLMVRETFKMPVMIVLYTIFVLAACYHGFNGLWTFMISWGVTLTALSQRYMRHLATALMVIVAFLGMAAIWGTYWINLKS; from the coding sequence ATGACATGGATAGCTCAAGCACCTCCCCAAGCATTTATTTGGAGAAGATTACACTCTCTTACTGGCGCATGGCTTTCACTTTTTTTAATCGAACATTTGCTGGTTAATTCACAAGCCGCTCTTTTTATTGGAGACGATGGTTATGGCTTTGTTCATGCTGTAAATGCGATCAAAAATTTTCCTTATCTGCCTTTGATTGAAATATTTCTTCTAGGCGTCCCTATTTTGGTTCATTTGGTGTGGGGCATTAAATATTTGCAAACAAGCGCCATGAATTCATTCAAAACAGATGGATCTAAACCCGCGCTACCGCAATATTCTCGGAATCATGCTTATTCATGGCAACGGATTACTTCTTGGATCTTACTTTTTGGCCTTCTAGCCCATATTATTCACATGCGTTTTATCGAATATCCTCTTTCCACGCATGTAGGAACACAAAAACAATATATGGTGCGCCTAAATGCCGATAAAGGACTCTATACGCTGGCTGCGAGACTGGGTGTCAAGCTGTACAACGAAGAGCAAATCAAAATGGAAGAAAAAGTGACGATGAGTCGCGCTCATAATCGACCTTTGGGCGAAACTTGGAGTGGAATTGCGAGTTCAATTCCACAGATTTTCGAGAAAGACGCTGCAAAAAAAGACGAAAGTCCTCAAATGTTGATTTTTGAACAACAAAAGCAGGAAGAGCTTAAATGGTTAAAAGTCTTGCAAGAAAGATCATTGAAAGACAATGAGGTGATTGCGGTAACTGACAATTTTGGAGTGGTTGAACTGCTCATGGTGCGTGAAACATTTAAAATGCCTGTGATGATTGTTCTCTACACCATTTTTGTTTTAGCTGCCTGCTATCATGGATTTAATGGTCTCTGGACTTTTATGATTTCCTGGGGGGTTACCCTGACGGCTCTTTCACAAAGATATATGAGGCACTTGGCTACGGCGTTGATGGTGATTGTTGCATTTCTTGGAATGGCGGCAATTTGGGGAACGTATTGGATCAATTTGAAGAGTTAA
- a CDS encoding transposase, which translates to MKKIFSEEQIIQILKEVEAGSAVADVCRKYSVAPPTYYSWKAKFGGMSVSEAQRLS; encoded by the coding sequence ATGAAAAAAATATTTTCAGAAGAACAAATCATTCAAATACTAAAAGAAGTTGAAGCAGGCTCAGCAGTAGCTGATGTTTGCCGTAAATACAGCGTGGCTCCACCCACTTATTACTCCTGGAAAGCTAAATTTGGAGGGATGAGTGTCTCTGAAGCTCAAAGACTAAGCTGA
- a CDS encoding small ribosomal subunit Rsm22 family protein: MSFVKLNQAIESEIGCFSLSELKRARENLTNRYRLEEQRDYISAHQETWMQSNVERMSYLVTRMPATYKVIEHILQQIPTTQISSVLDLGAGPGTGTWAATALFPHITKATLVEQDAQLIKIGQRLATHAAFPDTEWKPQCLSTFTPLPHDLVIVSYVLGELKDITEVVQKSWTSTEQFLVIVEPGSQRGFKTILQARQQILKLGGYLVGPCPQAGACPMSQGDWCHFSKRVERSRIHRQCKEGALGYEDEKFSYVIFSRQPLTMSQNRILEHPQKRSGHVHLRLCTSEGIQKTIISKRHKDLYKQAKDAEWGDTLKNV; the protein is encoded by the coding sequence ATGAGCTTTGTGAAATTAAATCAGGCAATAGAGTCGGAAATAGGTTGCTTTTCTTTATCTGAGTTGAAAAGGGCCCGCGAAAACCTCACGAATCGATATCGACTAGAAGAACAACGAGACTACATTTCCGCACATCAAGAAACTTGGATGCAATCTAATGTGGAAAGAATGTCCTACCTAGTAACACGGATGCCGGCCACATATAAAGTAATCGAACACATTTTGCAGCAAATTCCCACCACACAAATTTCTTCTGTATTAGATTTGGGAGCGGGTCCTGGAACAGGAACTTGGGCGGCGACGGCTTTATTTCCGCACATAACTAAAGCCACCCTAGTCGAACAAGATGCGCAATTGATTAAGATTGGACAACGTCTTGCAACACATGCTGCATTTCCCGATACTGAATGGAAGCCACAATGTCTTTCCACTTTCACCCCTCTTCCCCATGATTTGGTCATCGTTTCCTATGTGCTGGGTGAACTTAAAGACATCACCGAGGTAGTGCAAAAAAGTTGGACATCTACCGAACAATTTTTAGTCATTGTCGAACCAGGCTCTCAAAGAGGGTTTAAAACCATTCTTCAGGCCCGTCAGCAAATTTTAAAGTTGGGCGGTTATCTTGTAGGCCCTTGCCCGCAAGCGGGAGCATGCCCTATGTCTCAAGGAGATTGGTGTCATTTCTCCAAAAGAGTAGAGCGCTCTCGTATCCACCGTCAATGCAAAGAAGGAGCATTGGGCTATGAAGATGAGAAATTTTCTTATGTGATTTTTTCCAGACAACCTCTAACAATGTCTCAAAATCGCATTTTGGAACACCCTCAAAAACGTTCTGGACATGTTCATTTGCGTTTATGTACATCTGAAGGCATCCAAAAAACGATTATCTCAAAACGACACAAGGATTTGTACAAGCAAGCAAAAGATGCGGAATGGGGCGATACGCTTAAGAATGTTTAA
- a CDS encoding DUF58 domain-containing protein, translating into MDTELFKKIRRIQIQTTHLAEDILAGAYHSAFKGKGMEFEEVREYQPGDEIRHIDWNVTARMDHPYVKNFKEEREITVILLVDISSSSRFGSQNLLKSELIAEIGAVLAFSAIKNQDRVGSILFSDQIESYLSPKKGSRHVLRVVRDLLVFIPQHQGTDLGAALAFLGKVQRKSAICFLISDFLTTGYEHQAKLIAQGHDLISICIRDPHEESFPNLGLLNMKDLESKSEALVDSNQNTDKLRVEAEKRLKDAQFFMKTIGADFVEIRTDQPYIPILRKFFKIRGLKR; encoded by the coding sequence ATGGACACAGAACTTTTCAAAAAAATCCGACGCATTCAAATTCAAACCACGCACCTCGCTGAAGACATTTTGGCGGGGGCGTATCACTCGGCTTTCAAAGGCAAGGGAATGGAGTTTGAAGAAGTGCGGGAATACCAGCCCGGCGATGAAATTCGTCATATTGATTGGAATGTGACAGCCCGCATGGACCATCCCTATGTAAAAAATTTTAAAGAAGAAAGAGAGATTACCGTTATCCTTCTAGTGGATATTTCATCATCCTCAAGATTTGGCAGTCAAAATTTATTGAAAAGTGAACTGATTGCAGAAATCGGAGCCGTTTTAGCGTTTTCAGCCATTAAAAACCAAGACCGTGTGGGTTCCATTCTTTTTTCCGACCAGATTGAATCCTATTTATCTCCCAAAAAAGGATCTAGGCATGTTTTAAGGGTTGTACGGGATTTGCTTGTGTTTATCCCTCAACATCAAGGGACTGACTTAGGTGCAGCACTTGCTTTTCTGGGAAAGGTTCAACGAAAGTCCGCCATTTGCTTTTTGATTTCCGATTTTTTAACAACAGGGTATGAACATCAGGCGAAACTTATTGCTCAAGGGCATGATCTTATTTCGATTTGTATTCGAGATCCACATGAAGAGTCTTTTCCCAACTTAGGATTGCTCAATATGAAAGATCTTGAATCTAAGTCGGAAGCATTAGTCGATTCAAATCAGAATACGGATAAACTTAGGGTTGAAGCAGAAAAGCGTTTAAAGGATGCGCAATTTTTTATGAAAACCATTGGTGCTGATTTTGTTGAAATTCGCACTGATCAGCCCTATATTCCGATCTTGAGAAAGTTTTTTAAGATTCGAGGATTGAAGCGATGA
- a CDS encoding SLC13 family permease, producing the protein MIALILFAVCYFFFVLFPNRKAEVGLLGSLALVVLGQISWDTAFFELVNWNVVGLFLGTLILAELFLLSRVPAVVSEWLVDRSSNARTALMSIFILASFISMFVENVAVVLLVGPVAMTLCEKLRISAFKPMVLLAMFSNLQGTATLIGDPPSMIMGGYMKMTFNDFFVYQGKPSIFFIVQAGAIGALLYAWYLLKDEKKQVKLIPVETVRSWIPTLLLVLLIVILALGSFIDKEVSWLAGIAAMGLALIGMLWFWTGPRWIPVVEMLKNIDWKTTLFFASLFILVGAVQKAGWMDVAAKGLSSVLGENKVILFIVIIGLSILVSAFVDNVPFLLAAIPVVMDLAKINQISVPFLMFALLIGTCLGGNITPIGAAANIVAVGILEKKGQPVSFGDYVPIGIKFTACAVIPAAIVLWMIWA; encoded by the coding sequence ATGATTGCGTTGATTCTTTTTGCTGTTTGTTATTTTTTTTTCGTTCTTTTCCCAAATCGAAAAGCGGAAGTGGGTCTTTTGGGCTCGCTGGCTCTCGTTGTTCTTGGGCAAATTTCATGGGATACCGCTTTTTTTGAACTCGTCAATTGGAATGTGGTTGGCCTATTTTTAGGGACGCTTATTTTAGCGGAATTATTTTTGCTGTCGCGCGTACCCGCAGTGGTTTCCGAATGGTTAGTAGATCGTTCTAGTAATGCACGAACCGCATTGATGAGCATTTTTATTCTTGCAAGCTTCATTTCCATGTTTGTCGAAAACGTCGCCGTTGTCTTATTGGTGGGCCCTGTAGCCATGACCTTATGTGAAAAATTGCGTATTTCCGCCTTTAAGCCGATGGTTTTACTTGCCATGTTTTCGAATTTGCAGGGGACTGCGACATTAATTGGCGATCCTCCGAGTATGATCATGGGAGGGTACATGAAAATGACATTTAACGACTTTTTCGTTTATCAGGGAAAACCCAGCATTTTTTTTATTGTACAAGCTGGTGCAATTGGGGCCCTTCTATATGCCTGGTATCTCCTTAAAGATGAAAAGAAGCAGGTGAAGCTAATTCCTGTTGAAACCGTGCGATCGTGGATCCCCACTTTGTTGCTCGTTCTTTTAATCGTCATCTTGGCTCTAGGCTCTTTTATCGATAAAGAAGTGTCATGGTTGGCGGGAATTGCGGCGATGGGGCTTGCCTTAATTGGGATGCTATGGTTTTGGACAGGACCCCGGTGGATTCCTGTTGTAGAGATGTTGAAGAATATCGATTGGAAGACCACTCTTTTTTTTGCAAGCCTGTTTATTTTAGTGGGCGCTGTTCAAAAAGCAGGATGGATGGATGTTGCAGCAAAGGGACTATCCTCTGTTTTAGGAGAAAATAAGGTCATTCTTTTTATCGTGATCATTGGCTTGTCCATTCTGGTATCGGCGTTTGTGGATAATGTGCCTTTTTTACTCGCCGCAATTCCAGTTGTCATGGATCTCGCTAAAATCAATCAAATATCCGTTCCATTTCTTATGTTTGCATTATTGATCGGTACATGCCTAGGAGGAAATATTACCCCCATAGGAGCTGCTGCCAATATCGTTGCTGTGGGGATTTTAGAGAAAAAAGGGCAACCCGTCAGTTTTGGAGATTACGTTCCCATAGGAATTAAATTTACAGCCTGTGCTGTAATTCCCGCTGCAATCGTGCTTTGGATGATATGGGCATAA
- a CDS encoding TraB/GumN family protein, whose protein sequence is MISLQDLPSSVQHCALEGRDIYLVGTAHVSAQSVQDVRDTIEKLRPDTVCIELCPSRYQSLNQQDAWKKMDLFEVVRKGKALYLMGHLIMSGFYQRIGQQLGVKPGAEMLEGARLANELNAELVLADRSVEVTIKRVWRNLNFWNQMKATAHLLSGFFLAEEIDQQSIEELKNPENLESALHEFAKEFPQAKEKVIDERDWYLAEKIRTAPGKTVVAVVGAGHVPGILTHIHHETSLKELEEVPAPSKWPTYFKWGFSALLVGLVLYGFLSGASEKSIQSIYLWVASHALLAGAGTALAFGHPLAIIASSIAAPFTSLNPMIAAGWIAGLVQAWVKRPTVADLENVPSAITSLKGFWTNPVTRVLLVVILANLGSSLGTFITSAWILSHSI, encoded by the coding sequence ATGATTTCTTTGCAAGATCTCCCATCTTCGGTTCAACATTGTGCACTTGAAGGACGCGACATTTATCTCGTCGGTACAGCTCACGTTTCTGCTCAGAGCGTGCAAGATGTGCGTGACACGATCGAAAAATTGCGACCCGATACAGTTTGCATCGAACTTTGTCCTTCTCGTTATCAATCGCTTAATCAGCAAGATGCCTGGAAGAAGATGGATCTTTTCGAAGTTGTTCGAAAAGGGAAAGCCCTCTACTTGATGGGGCACTTGATCATGAGTGGTTTTTATCAGAGAATCGGTCAGCAGCTTGGGGTAAAACCGGGAGCTGAAATGCTTGAAGGGGCACGTTTAGCTAATGAGTTAAATGCAGAGCTTGTTTTAGCTGATCGCTCGGTTGAAGTGACCATTAAGCGTGTTTGGAGAAATTTGAATTTTTGGAATCAAATGAAAGCAACCGCACACCTGCTGTCTGGTTTTTTCTTAGCAGAAGAGATCGATCAACAGTCGATTGAAGAATTAAAAAATCCTGAAAATCTTGAAAGTGCTTTACACGAATTTGCAAAAGAGTTCCCGCAAGCAAAAGAAAAAGTCATTGATGAACGGGACTGGTATTTAGCTGAAAAAATTCGAACAGCTCCTGGAAAAACAGTTGTTGCAGTCGTCGGAGCTGGACATGTGCCTGGTATTTTAACACACATTCACCATGAAACCTCTTTAAAAGAATTGGAAGAGGTACCTGCACCCTCAAAATGGCCAACTTATTTTAAATGGGGATTTTCAGCGTTACTCGTTGGTTTAGTTCTCTACGGTTTTCTCTCAGGGGCTTCAGAAAAGTCGATCCAATCCATTTATTTATGGGTTGCGAGCCACGCCCTTTTAGCTGGAGCTGGAACAGCACTTGCTTTTGGCCATCCTTTAGCGATTATTGCTTCATCGATCGCGGCTCCCTTTACCAGCTTAAATCCGATGATTGCTGCGGGGTGGATTGCAGGTCTTGTCCAAGCTTGGGTGAAACGCCCCACTGTTGCTGATCTTGAAAATGTTCCTTCTGCCATTACTTCTTTAAAAGGCTTTTGGACAAATCCTGTAACGCGTGTTTTATTAGTGGTGATTTTAGCGAATTTGGGTAGTTCTTTAGGCACATTTATTACGAGTGCTTGGATTCTCTCTCACTCGATATAG
- the ung gene encoding uracil-DNA glycosylase, with protein MQVMQSNFSMLPFEIESSWQKALEEELKKPYLLELAVFLEKERAMGAQIYPPKNLIFNALWNTPFDQVKVVIIGQDPYHGPGQAHGLSFSVPEGIPQPPSLKNIFKELAEDLGIPAPSHGCLLHWAKQGVLLLNATLTVRQGEPMSHEGRGWEQFTDSIVKALLIQKKPMVFILWGKWAQKKWEHFKNLQDPNQHLVLTAAHPSPFSAHQGFFGCHHFSKTNQWLEKHHLTPIDWKIV; from the coding sequence ATGCAAGTTATGCAATCTAATTTTTCCATGTTACCTTTTGAAATTGAGTCAAGCTGGCAAAAAGCTCTCGAGGAAGAGTTAAAAAAACCTTATCTCTTGGAGCTTGCTGTTTTTTTAGAAAAAGAACGGGCCATGGGGGCGCAGATCTATCCTCCAAAAAATTTAATTTTCAATGCACTTTGGAATACACCATTTGATCAAGTGAAAGTGGTCATTATTGGACAAGATCCTTATCACGGTCCTGGGCAAGCGCACGGATTGAGTTTTAGTGTTCCAGAAGGGATTCCCCAACCCCCTTCCCTGAAAAATATTTTCAAAGAATTAGCTGAAGATCTCGGAATTCCTGCACCCTCACATGGTTGCTTATTACATTGGGCCAAACAGGGCGTTCTGTTATTAAATGCAACCCTGACGGTTAGACAAGGAGAGCCTATGTCTCACGAAGGCAGAGGTTGGGAGCAATTTACCGATTCTATCGTAAAAGCTTTACTCATTCAAAAAAAACCAATGGTATTTATTTTGTGGGGCAAATGGGCTCAGAAAAAATGGGAACATTTCAAGAATTTGCAAGATCCCAATCAACACTTGGTACTTACAGCTGCGCATCCTTCTCCATTCTCAGCGCACCAAGGTTTTTTTGGATGCCATCATTTTTCGAAAACAAATCAGTGGCTAGAAAAACATCATTTAACTCCGATTGATTGGAAAATTGTTTAA
- the pyrH gene encoding UMP kinase: MDIHTNKHKRILLKLSGEILIGPTKFGIDYAACQSVAHSLKKIHDNQHELGIVIGGGNIFRGINLKELGMPRTPSDHVGMLATLMNGIVLQQALESIGCQSKVMSAIECPQIASSYRWSDATNLLKEGKILIFVGGTGNPYFTTDTAAALRASEIQADVLLKATKVDGIYNKDPIKHPDAVKYGKMSYSQFLAEKLEVMDATSVALCRNNHIPILVFNMQLLECGQINIASLIEKGTYVEEH; this comes from the coding sequence ATGGATATACACACTAATAAACATAAACGTATTCTTTTGAAACTTTCTGGTGAGATTCTGATCGGTCCAACAAAATTTGGAATCGATTATGCAGCCTGCCAATCTGTTGCGCACTCTCTGAAAAAAATTCACGATAATCAACATGAGCTAGGCATTGTGATTGGTGGAGGAAATATTTTTCGAGGAATCAACTTAAAAGAACTTGGCATGCCACGTACCCCGTCCGATCATGTCGGCATGCTTGCCACTTTAATGAATGGAATTGTCCTACAACAGGCTTTGGAGTCGATCGGATGTCAATCAAAAGTAATGTCTGCGATCGAATGCCCTCAAATTGCCTCCTCCTACCGCTGGAGTGATGCCACAAATTTGCTCAAAGAGGGTAAAATTTTGATTTTTGTGGGGGGTACTGGCAATCCCTACTTTACCACAGATACGGCTGCCGCATTGCGAGCCAGCGAGATTCAAGCAGATGTTTTACTTAAAGCCACTAAAGTGGACGGCATTTACAACAAAGACCCTATCAAGCATCCAGATGCGGTCAAATATGGAAAGATGAGCTACTCGCAATTTCTTGCAGAAAAACTGGAAGTCATGGATGCTACATCCGTTGCATTGTGCCGAAATAATCATATCCCTATTCTCGTTTTTAATATGCAGCTACTAGAATGCGGTCAAATTAATATCGCCTCTTTAATAGAAAAAGGCACGTATGTTGAAGAACATTAA
- the frr gene encoding ribosome recycling factor, giving the protein MSTVKQTKEKMEAALEHLKNDLNSIRTGQANPGMLDGITVEVYGSQMRLRDIATINSPEARQLLITPFDAGTAGAIGKSIERANLGFMPIVDGNAVRIKIPPMDESLRKEMAKLCHKKQEEAKVAIRNHRRDANDLVRKQKAAGELPEDQMKKQEKEIQELTDKYCKLADEIAAKKEKEISTI; this is encoded by the coding sequence ATGAGTACAGTCAAACAAACTAAAGAAAAAATGGAAGCGGCCTTAGAGCATTTAAAAAATGATCTAAATAGCATTCGCACAGGTCAAGCTAATCCTGGGATGTTGGATGGGATTACGGTTGAAGTCTATGGCAGCCAAATGCGTCTGCGAGATATCGCAACCATTAACAGCCCAGAAGCTCGCCAACTACTTATTACACCTTTCGATGCTGGGACAGCAGGCGCGATTGGAAAATCGATTGAAAGAGCCAACTTAGGATTTATGCCGATTGTGGATGGAAACGCTGTGCGTATCAAAATTCCTCCAATGGATGAATCTCTCCGTAAAGAGATGGCTAAGCTTTGCCATAAAAAACAAGAAGAAGCCAAAGTTGCAATTCGCAACCATCGTCGCGATGCAAATGATTTGGTTCGTAAGCAAAAAGCAGCGGGAGAACTCCCTGAAGATCAAATGAAAAAACAGGAAAAAGAGATCCAAGAATTGACAGATAAATATTGTAAATTAGCTGATGAAATAGCGGCAAAAAAAGAAAAAGAGATTTCAACGATTTAA